In Xanthomonas theicola, a single genomic region encodes these proteins:
- a CDS encoding chemotaxis protein CheB: MSANDDHGAAPPVALLARPGQARERLREALHQAGAAIVLEDDPGAIDAQTLADAAPGAVLIALEPAIEDALERLDAALDLPGVTVIFDEAELAARREGWEARRWARHLAAKLQGHQDVLPPGRETDTGLQPEPGLPATPAQLHDGAPIGFHVQEAAGFAGTVPGDSFYAWQPPADAAAGFEELQSSRDRAAAGDARAPQPATPRVAASTDAPASAPPPLPASAWSLVDDDAPLLVQARAPLSRMQISTEGLSLVALESEADAAPDAVAVATDADADADVHAQGAVLVMAGIGGPDAIRRLLAALPSGFPQPLLVQLRLDGGRYGNLIKQIARVSALPVLLAEAGEPVGGGSVYILPDDIGVRGDPGAGLRFVAQDAGASVVRGLPAAHSAVLLLSGSDPQQVDDVVALAAQGAWVAGQTGDGCYDPAAAVQLIGRGHPGGDPVQLAQALSARWSG, translated from the coding sequence GTGTCCGCGAATGACGACCACGGCGCCGCTCCCCCGGTCGCACTGCTGGCGCGTCCCGGCCAGGCGCGCGAGCGCCTGCGCGAGGCGCTGCACCAGGCCGGCGCCGCGATCGTGCTCGAGGACGATCCCGGCGCGATCGATGCGCAGACCCTGGCCGACGCCGCGCCCGGCGCGGTGCTGATCGCGCTGGAGCCGGCGATCGAGGACGCGCTGGAACGGCTGGACGCGGCGCTGGACCTGCCAGGCGTCACCGTGATCTTCGACGAGGCCGAACTGGCCGCGCGCCGCGAGGGCTGGGAAGCGCGACGCTGGGCGCGGCACCTGGCCGCCAAGCTGCAGGGCCACCAGGACGTGCTGCCGCCGGGGCGCGAGACCGACACCGGCCTGCAGCCCGAACCCGGCCTGCCGGCGACCCCCGCGCAACTGCACGACGGCGCGCCGATCGGCTTCCACGTCCAGGAAGCGGCCGGCTTCGCCGGCACCGTGCCCGGCGACAGCTTCTATGCCTGGCAGCCGCCGGCCGATGCCGCGGCCGGCTTCGAAGAGCTGCAGTCCTCGCGCGACCGGGCCGCGGCCGGCGATGCGCGCGCGCCGCAACCGGCGACCCCGCGCGTTGCGGCGTCCACCGATGCGCCGGCCAGCGCGCCGCCCCCGCTTCCGGCCAGCGCCTGGTCGCTGGTGGACGACGACGCGCCGCTGCTGGTACAGGCGCGCGCGCCGCTGAGCCGGATGCAGATTTCCACCGAAGGCCTGTCGCTGGTCGCGCTGGAGTCCGAGGCGGACGCCGCCCCCGATGCCGTCGCCGTCGCTACCGATGCCGATGCCGATGCCGATGTCCATGCCCAGGGCGCGGTACTGGTGATGGCCGGCATCGGCGGTCCGGATGCCATCCGCCGCCTGCTCGCCGCGTTACCGTCGGGATTCCCGCAGCCGCTGCTGGTGCAGTTGCGCCTGGATGGTGGCCGCTACGGCAACCTGATCAAGCAGATCGCGCGCGTGTCCGCCTTGCCGGTGCTGCTGGCCGAAGCCGGCGAGCCGGTCGGCGGCGGCAGCGTCTACATCCTGCCCGACGACATCGGCGTGCGCGGCGACCCGGGCGCCGGCCTGCGCTTCGTCGCCCAGGACGCCGGCGCCTCGGTGGTCCGCGGCCTGCCGGCCGCGCACAGCGCCGTGCTGCTGCTCAGCGGCAGCGACCCGCAGCAGGTCGACGACGTCGTGGCCCTGGCCGCGCAAGGCGCCTGGGTCGCCGGCCAGACCGGCGACGGCTGCTACGACCCGGCCGCCGCCGTCCAGCTGATCGGCCGCGGCCATCCCGGCGGCGACCCCGTGCAGCTGGCGCAGGCCCTGTCCGCGCGATGGAGCGGCTGA
- a CDS encoding chemotaxis protein CheW, translating into MSSYASNDEIRGVLIQAGSERALLPNATVAEVMSRVPVQALADAPPWLLGQIAWYGWKVPLLSFARLTGLGSETVAANNKIVVLKALGGNPDLPYFALITQSFPQLISVPRDGLLADASEETLPAGVHMRVLLGEQSALLPDMEAIEGMIGERFSLPA; encoded by the coding sequence ATGAGCAGCTACGCCAGCAACGACGAAATCCGCGGTGTCCTGATCCAGGCCGGCAGCGAGCGGGCGCTATTGCCCAACGCCACCGTCGCCGAAGTGATGTCGCGCGTCCCGGTCCAAGCGCTGGCCGACGCCCCGCCCTGGCTGCTCGGCCAGATCGCCTGGTACGGCTGGAAAGTCCCGCTGCTGTCGTTCGCCCGCCTGACCGGCCTGGGCAGCGAGACCGTCGCCGCCAACAACAAGATCGTCGTGCTCAAGGCCCTGGGCGGCAACCCCGACCTGCCGTACTTCGCCCTCATCACCCAATCCTTCCCGCAACTGATCTCGGTCCCACGCGACGGCCTGCTCGCCGACGCCTCCGAAGAAACCCTGCCCGCCGGGGTGCACATGCGCGTGTTGCTGGGCGAGCAGAGTGCGTTGCTGCCGGATATGGAGGCGATCGAGGGGATGATTGGGGAGCGGTTTTCCTTGCCTGCTTGA